The following coding sequences are from one Romeriopsis navalis LEGE 11480 window:
- a CDS encoding DUF4278 domain-containing protein: protein MKLLYRGIAYEINGQSGPRSKAIEPAIQSQKNCRYRGSTYRRQTQRQPEAHLAAVSTTTLMYRGHSYERQLPAFSMEQPLPALRSDWQLHPQA, encoded by the coding sequence ATGAAATTGCTCTATCGTGGTATCGCTTACGAAATCAACGGTCAGTCTGGCCCACGCTCCAAGGCCATTGAACCGGCGATTCAATCCCAAAAAAATTGCCGCTATCGAGGTAGTACGTACAGACGTCAGACTCAGCGACAGCCAGAAGCCCATCTAGCCGCTGTCTCGACTACTACGCTGATGTATCGCGGCCACAGCTATGAACGCCAACTGCCCGCTTTTAGCATGGAGCAGCCGTTGCCTGCCCTTCGGTCAGACTGGCAGTTGCATCCTCAGGCATAG
- a CDS encoding peptidoglycan-binding domain-containing protein produces the protein MQLTHNIDTKHIDTNLDLALLREGDRGSNVAQLQARLAALDLYQGEITGYFDSATRQSLESFQRTYELDEYGCFGTETWYAMTFWSQETAFPSIKLWVKRSMQLLHDQLHTTYRLIYRG, from the coding sequence ATGCAATTAACTCACAATATTGACACCAAGCACATTGATACCAACCTCGACCTAGCTCTGCTCCGCGAAGGCGATCGTGGATCAAATGTTGCACAACTTCAGGCCCGACTGGCCGCGCTGGATCTCTACCAAGGTGAGATTACTGGCTATTTTGATTCAGCGACCAGACAATCCCTAGAGTCATTCCAGCGCACGTATGAATTGGATGAATATGGCTGTTTTGGGACGGAAACTTGGTATGCCATGACATTCTGGAGTCAAGAGACCGCATTCCCCTCGATCAAATTATGGGTTAAACGCAGCATGCAATTGCTGCATGATCAGCTACATACAACATATCGCTTGATTTACCGAGGCTGA
- a CDS encoding SRPBCC domain-containing protein yields the protein MVQTPNAPTFKQRMALRRGWTVSIDIHAPRALVWEQVTDFAAYAEWNPFVLEAEAEFEVGKSIQFLEELQEFGQHWLAAKFLAIDPPNEFVWQGHFKAALLFQVRHSFKFEALGNHRTRFTQVHQHSGILIPYLAWKGIYIRSHQGYMAFNQALKRRCEELAAARSV from the coding sequence ATGGTTCAAACGCCCAACGCTCCAACATTTAAACAACGCATGGCATTGCGACGGGGATGGACAGTGTCAATCGACATCCATGCCCCGAGAGCGTTGGTATGGGAACAAGTCACAGATTTTGCCGCTTACGCCGAGTGGAATCCCTTTGTCCTAGAAGCTGAGGCGGAGTTTGAAGTTGGCAAATCAATTCAATTTTTAGAAGAGCTCCAGGAGTTTGGGCAACATTGGCTGGCGGCGAAATTCTTAGCGATCGACCCACCGAATGAATTTGTTTGGCAGGGGCATTTTAAGGCAGCGTTGCTGTTTCAAGTGCGGCACAGTTTCAAATTTGAAGCCTTGGGTAATCATCGCACCCGGTTTACACAAGTCCATCAGCACTCTGGCATCCTAATCCCCTATCTTGCCTGGAAGGGCATTTATATCCGCTCACATCAAGGCTATATGGCCTTCAACCAAGCCCTAAAAAGACGCTGTGAGGAGCTTGCGGCGGCTCGATCTGTATAG
- a CDS encoding M3 family oligoendopeptidase, translated as MSNLQQIWDNHHFYSGSDDPRIATTVEAIKGAIVTLAENCTPFDQYIETAETIPVEQFDTLLELVRTAHQQRTDIWKDMGNLRTFITSILSVDAQDTHAREWKPTLQQLGAEMSQATKALDVFLTRAHDNFIQHVISDPVLEELSFAIQHQRQLKDQLLSLAEEKLVTGLGVTGLQAWGNLYTELAGSLQCTVNDTQIGLAKAFNLQSSPDRPTRAAAWQGVQTAWETQSSTAASILNAINGWRLEETKQRGRTRTLHYLDQSCHTSRIDRATLDAMMAATYQRRSIGQRALNTMGQVLNIDAMQPWDLFAPPPVSGEAEVISYEDAIDMIAKAFRQLTPAMGDFVVMMAEKGWIDAKPTPNRATGAYCGGFSEPREPRIFMTYEGTMTNVLTLAHELGHAWHSWVMRDLPRYKTYYSMTLAETASIFGETLVRDALFAQAKTTEQKLGIAWEDGSAAATFLLNIPARFTFEQKLVERRKQGFVIADTLKTMMGDSWQHWYEDSLASYDEMFWASKLHFSMAGLSFYNYPYLFGYLFSLGIYAQKERYGEAFNELYTNLLRDTGSMTAENLVQQHLQQDIRQPAFWQASLDIVDRGVSRLEALAM; from the coding sequence ATGTCTAACTTGCAACAAATCTGGGATAACCACCACTTCTACAGCGGCAGCGACGATCCGCGCATCGCGACTACAGTTGAAGCAATCAAAGGGGCGATCGTCACCCTGGCTGAAAACTGCACCCCCTTCGACCAATACATCGAAACGGCGGAAACTATCCCAGTCGAGCAGTTTGACACGCTACTGGAGCTGGTTCGCACAGCGCATCAACAGCGCACAGACATCTGGAAGGACATGGGCAACCTGCGGACGTTCATTACCTCAATTCTCAGCGTTGATGCCCAAGATACTCACGCCCGCGAATGGAAACCAACATTGCAGCAGTTGGGCGCGGAAATGAGTCAGGCGACCAAAGCCTTGGATGTGTTTCTGACCCGTGCCCATGACAACTTCATCCAGCACGTAATCAGCGACCCGGTGCTAGAAGAGCTAAGTTTCGCGATCCAGCATCAGCGTCAGCTTAAAGATCAATTACTCAGTTTGGCGGAAGAGAAACTCGTTACGGGCCTCGGAGTCACGGGCTTACAAGCCTGGGGCAACCTCTATACCGAACTTGCTGGCAGTCTCCAATGCACGGTCAATGACACACAAATTGGTCTAGCAAAAGCCTTTAACCTCCAAAGTTCTCCCGATCGCCCCACCCGCGCGGCCGCCTGGCAAGGGGTCCAAACCGCCTGGGAAACCCAATCTAGTACCGCTGCTTCAATTCTTAATGCGATCAATGGTTGGCGACTGGAGGAAACCAAACAACGCGGCCGCACCCGCACCCTGCACTACCTCGATCAAAGCTGCCACACGAGCCGCATCGATCGCGCCACCCTCGATGCCATGATGGCCGCAACTTATCAACGACGATCGATCGGGCAACGCGCTTTAAACACCATGGGTCAAGTCTTAAACATAGACGCGATGCAACCTTGGGATTTGTTCGCGCCACCGCCCGTTAGTGGTGAAGCCGAGGTGATCAGCTATGAAGATGCGATCGACATGATCGCCAAGGCCTTCCGGCAGCTGACGCCGGCCATGGGTGACTTTGTGGTGATGATGGCGGAAAAGGGCTGGATTGATGCCAAGCCGACTCCAAATCGCGCCACTGGGGCTTATTGCGGTGGGTTTTCGGAACCGCGTGAACCCCGGATCTTCATGACCTATGAGGGCACCATGACCAATGTCCTAACCCTCGCCCACGAACTCGGTCACGCTTGGCATAGCTGGGTCATGCGCGATCTACCCCGCTACAAAACCTACTACTCCATGACGTTAGCCGAAACGGCGAGTATTTTTGGCGAGACACTGGTGCGGGATGCGCTGTTTGCCCAAGCCAAAACAACGGAACAAAAGCTGGGAATTGCTTGGGAAGACGGTTCGGCAGCGGCAACATTTTTGTTGAATATTCCGGCCCGATTTACGTTTGAGCAAAAGCTGGTGGAACGCCGCAAGCAAGGATTTGTGATTGCCGATACGCTCAAAACGATGATGGGCGATAGCTGGCAGCATTGGTATGAGGACAGTTTAGCCAGTTACGATGAGATGTTCTGGGCCAGTAAGTTACATTTTTCGATGGCGGGCCTAAGTTTTTATAACTATCCTTACCTATTTGGCTATTTGTTTAGTTTAGGCATTTACGCCCAGAAGGAACGTTATGGGGAGGCATTTAATGAACTATATACAAACCTATTGCGCGACACAGGCAGCATGACGGCGGAAAATTTGGTGCAGCAGCATCTCCAACAAGACATTCGGCAACCAGCATTTTGGCAGGCCAGTTTGGATATTGTCGATCGAGGTGTGAGCCGTTTGGAGGCATTAGCGATGTAG
- a CDS encoding TrmH family RNA methyltransferase, protein MQFVFILVEPEEAPNVGAAARALNVMGHTDLRFVRPKADHLSEKARVLAHGSQHVLEAATVYDDLKDALHDIDLACATTARHRLEKHHYVSIRELPQVLNEKGDSLQTVAIVFGGERSGLNRQDIALCDILTTIPQSCTYPSLNLAQAVMVLSFVFSEAQTEVQIADQRLNSEEMPPAQYGSLKDSTLQLMDRIGLNDRYKTYVMKGLARLKYEDLYLLHNLRSSIDRALDKAEGKPSSDGKS, encoded by the coding sequence ATGCAGTTTGTTTTTATCCTGGTCGAACCCGAAGAAGCCCCTAACGTCGGCGCTGCTGCCCGCGCATTGAATGTCATGGGCCATACCGATTTACGGTTTGTCCGGCCCAAGGCCGACCATCTCAGCGAGAAAGCTCGGGTATTAGCCCACGGTTCCCAGCACGTCCTCGAAGCGGCAACGGTCTACGACGACCTTAAAGATGCGCTCCACGACATTGATCTGGCTTGCGCCACGACAGCGCGGCACCGTTTAGAGAAACATCACTACGTCTCAATTCGGGAATTGCCCCAGGTGTTAAACGAGAAAGGTGACAGTTTACAAACGGTGGCGATCGTCTTCGGGGGAGAACGATCGGGCCTGAATCGCCAAGATATTGCCCTCTGTGACATCCTCACCACCATTCCCCAAAGCTGCACTTATCCGTCGCTCAACTTAGCTCAAGCCGTGATGGTCTTGAGCTTTGTGTTTTCCGAAGCCCAAACCGAGGTGCAAATCGCCGACCAACGGCTAAACAGTGAGGAGATGCCACCGGCACAGTATGGCAGTCTGAAAGATTCGACATTACAGCTCATGGATCGCATTGGCCTAAACGATCGCTACAAAACCTACGTCATGAAAGGGCTAGCCAGATTGAAGTATGAGGATTTATATTTACTGCATAATCTGCGATCGAGCATCGATCGGGCTTTAGACAAGGCAGAAGGCAAGCCATCATCCGATGGAAAGTCGTGA
- a CDS encoding fasciclin domain-containing protein: MPDIVDIAVSDESFSTLVAAVQAAHLVDALKSAGPFTVFAPVNAAFEKLPPGTVQTLVQNPPQLARILKYHVVSGKYSSADLASLTEIASLEGTMIKLNLKANEVKNANVIAPDIEADNGMIHVIDQVILMGP; the protein is encoded by the coding sequence ATGCCAGATATTGTCGATATTGCCGTCAGTGACGAGAGTTTCTCCACCCTAGTCGCCGCAGTTCAAGCTGCCCATTTAGTCGATGCCTTAAAAAGCGCTGGGCCATTTACCGTATTTGCGCCCGTCAATGCTGCATTTGAGAAATTGCCACCGGGCACCGTCCAAACCTTGGTCCAAAATCCGCCACAGTTGGCCCGCATTCTGAAATACCATGTCGTGTCGGGAAAATATAGCAGCGCCGATTTAGCGAGTCTTACCGAAATCGCTTCCCTCGAAGGCACGATGATTAAACTCAACCTCAAAGCGAACGAAGTCAAAAACGCCAATGTGATTGCGCCTGACATTGAGGCTGATAATGGAATGATTCACGTAATCGATCAAGTTATCCTCATGGGGCCATAG
- a CDS encoding CO2 hydration protein encodes MAVTSKATLPPSKHPLADIVHRLEAGGAMLPDTPENLMQIIGIYKAYAVPMDFYWRDLLYIGEQVFLQPLPFFKYFISDDYLKRHNHYAGDDADLRIWRGGAEAHPELKDFIEQGELKRKLPRWMHHLWHDRVNMEFAEACMRSMLWHRGMYAPWNQFDAYLDSDEYKQNADRAIKAYFKRNPVMLGLYKLFPDMFLEQCRQSSYYANLGLFWEVMAPVFFEMSDLYDEGKITSVPEAMNFLVNGIFAVAGRPIYHHVYIDGECFEVIPKSKGFTWLYEAALPYVEAIFYRTTPFRGTKSYNAQADEVPSQQQDFHYGILYADPFPVGTAGIPPTLLAQDMLHFLPEYLVDYYKQHCRGEDDTLIQLTVSFQRSMYCVTSAVIQALRTALRYSLDDPNPEHLQANREFFEAQMDRMLRPEARLKDIQNQEYR; translated from the coding sequence ATGGCTGTGACTTCTAAGGCAACGTTACCCCCTTCAAAGCATCCTTTAGCTGACATTGTGCATCGGCTCGAAGCGGGTGGGGCAATGCTGCCGGATACGCCGGAAAATCTGATGCAAATCATCGGTATTTATAAAGCTTATGCCGTGCCGATGGATTTTTACTGGCGGGATTTGCTCTATATCGGCGAGCAGGTGTTTCTCCAGCCGCTACCGTTTTTCAAGTACTTTATCTCGGATGATTACCTGAAGCGGCATAACCATTACGCGGGTGATGATGCCGATCTGCGGATCTGGCGGGGCGGAGCGGAAGCGCATCCCGAGTTAAAAGACTTTATTGAACAAGGGGAACTGAAGCGGAAACTCCCCCGCTGGATGCATCACCTGTGGCACGATCGGGTCAATATGGAGTTTGCTGAAGCCTGTATGCGCTCCATGCTGTGGCATCGCGGCATGTATGCGCCGTGGAATCAGTTTGATGCTTATCTTGATTCAGATGAGTACAAGCAGAATGCCGATCGGGCAATCAAGGCTTACTTTAAGCGCAATCCGGTGATGTTGGGCTTGTATAAGCTGTTCCCTGATATGTTCTTGGAACAATGTCGGCAGTCGTCCTACTACGCCAACCTGGGGTTGTTTTGGGAAGTGATGGCCCCGGTGTTTTTTGAAATGTCGGACCTCTACGATGAGGGCAAAATCACCAGTGTGCCCGAAGCGATGAATTTCCTGGTGAATGGGATTTTTGCAGTGGCCGGTCGGCCGATCTATCACCATGTTTATATCGATGGTGAATGCTTTGAAGTGATTCCCAAATCGAAGGGCTTTACTTGGTTGTACGAAGCGGCGTTGCCCTATGTGGAAGCGATTTTTTATCGCACCACACCGTTTCGCGGTACCAAGTCCTATAACGCCCAAGCTGATGAAGTGCCGAGTCAGCAGCAGGACTTTCACTATGGCATTCTCTACGCCGATCCGTTCCCGGTTGGCACAGCAGGGATTCCGCCAACGTTGCTGGCGCAGGATATGCTGCATTTTCTGCCGGAGTATTTAGTCGATTATTATAAGCAGCATTGCCGGGGTGAAGATGATACGTTGATTCAACTCACCGTGAGTTTTCAACGATCGATGTATTGCGTCACGTCGGCGGTGATTCAGGCGTTGCGGACGGCGCTGCGCTATTCTCTGGATGACCCAAATCCAGAGCATCTGCAAGCGAATCGCGAATTCTTTGAAGCGCAAATGGACCGGATGCTACGGCCCGAGGCAAGGCTGAAGGATATTCAGAATCAAGAATATCGTTAG
- a CDS encoding NADH-quinone oxidoreductase subunit M: MLLSLLVLVPLLGALVLGFYPGQLSHAQLRQGAIVIALTMCSLTIGIFSQFDLKQPAFQLATSLPWLPQLGLTFSLAVDGLSLPLIGLVNVLTLVLAFNANIGLKPGQELPRPRLFYSLLFLANAGVMGAFLAQNLLLFFLFYEIELIPFYLLIVIWGSERRGYAATKFLIYTALSGIILLAAFLSVNWLTQGNSFEYSQINTRDLPRNVQLVLLGMLLVGFGIKIPLVPLHSWLPDAYVESSAPVSIMLGGILSKLGTYGLVRFAIGMFPETWASVAPIMSVIAAASVVYGAMAAIAQQDIKRMVAYSSIGHMGYIMLGSAALTSLSMVGVITQMVSHGLILGLLFYLVGIIESKVGTRDLKALNGLLNPVRGLPLIASLMILAAMASAGIPGMLGFISEFMVFQGSYPIYPAATIVCIFGTILTAVYFVILLNRTCFGRLDSQSAYYPVVTRRESLPALGLAAIIVILGIQPTWVVKWTESTSNKIVTGAYPRGADVANVFDATKVLDVTTALDVTKALSAAPIATAPMLD, encoded by the coding sequence ATGTTATTGAGTTTATTAGTTCTCGTCCCGCTGCTGGGCGCACTGGTGCTGGGGTTTTATCCCGGTCAATTGAGTCATGCCCAGTTGCGCCAAGGGGCGATCGTCATTGCGCTGACGATGTGTAGTCTGACGATTGGTATCTTTAGCCAATTTGACTTAAAACAGCCCGCGTTTCAGCTAGCGACATCCCTACCGTGGCTGCCGCAGTTGGGGCTGACCTTTAGTCTGGCGGTAGATGGCTTGTCGCTGCCCCTGATTGGGTTGGTGAATGTGCTGACGCTGGTCTTGGCCTTCAATGCCAATATTGGTCTGAAACCCGGTCAGGAGCTGCCGCGACCGCGATTGTTCTACAGTCTCTTATTTCTGGCTAACGCTGGGGTGATGGGCGCATTTTTGGCCCAGAATTTGCTCTTGTTCTTCCTGTTCTATGAGATTGAGCTAATTCCGTTTTACTTGCTGATTGTGATTTGGGGTAGTGAACGGCGGGGATATGCAGCCACCAAGTTTCTGATCTATACGGCCTTATCCGGCATTATTCTGTTGGCGGCGTTTCTTTCGGTTAACTGGTTGACCCAGGGCAATAGCTTTGAATATAGCCAGATCAATACGCGCGATCTACCGCGTAATGTGCAGCTAGTGCTGTTGGGCATGTTGCTCGTAGGGTTTGGAATCAAGATTCCTTTAGTGCCGCTGCATTCCTGGTTGCCCGATGCTTACGTTGAATCTTCTGCGCCGGTGTCGATCATGCTGGGTGGAATTCTGTCGAAGCTGGGTACCTATGGTCTGGTGCGGTTTGCGATCGGCATGTTCCCTGAAACCTGGGCCTCGGTTGCGCCGATTATGTCGGTGATTGCGGCGGCCTCGGTGGTGTACGGGGCGATGGCGGCGATCGCCCAGCAGGACATTAAGCGGATGGTGGCCTATAGCTCGATCGGGCATATGGGCTATATCATGCTCGGCTCGGCGGCGCTGACCAGTCTGAGTATGGTGGGCGTGATTACCCAGATGGTGTCCCACGGCTTGATTTTGGGCCTGTTGTTTTATCTGGTGGGGATTATCGAATCGAAAGTCGGTACCCGTGACCTGAAGGCTTTGAATGGTTTGCTCAACCCGGTGCGGGGTTTGCCGCTGATTGCTAGTCTGATGATTTTGGCGGCGATGGCCAGTGCGGGAATTCCGGGTATGTTGGGCTTTATTTCGGAATTTATGGTGTTTCAGGGGAGCTATCCGATTTATCCGGCGGCGACGATCGTTTGTATCTTCGGCACGATTCTGACGGCGGTTTACTTTGTGATTTTGTTGAATCGGACTTGCTTTGGGCGGTTGGATAGTCAAAGTGCTTACTATCCCGTCGTGACGCGCCGTGAATCCCTGCCCGCGTTGGGACTGGCGGCGATCATTGTGATTCTGGGAATTCAACCCACATGGGTCGTGAAGTGGACAGAATCAACCTCGAACAAGATTGTGACTGGGGCTTACCCGCGCGGTGCGGATGTGGCCAATGTCTTTGATGCCACGAAGGTGCTTGATGTCACGACGGCACTTGATGTGACTAAGGCACTATCGGCTGCGCCGATCGCAACGGCACCCATGTTGGATTAG